The Synechocystis sp. PCC 7509 genome includes a window with the following:
- a CDS encoding DUF4340 domain-containing protein produces the protein MKLPKTTLILLLLALGLGGFVYFYEIRGASQRQEAIAQSEEIFAFTEADVKAFAIKNQSQTLKFEQIDSRWQMKEPDDTPASNASIAFLLNLLETGKSNRTFSVPTTQLADYGLTEPSSAIAITLKNAETHQLILGKPDFNRTFLYALVDPPAKSKGNVNVLLVSPDFANAVNRQLSEWQSQDTKNQPTNPSP, from the coding sequence ATGAAGTTACCGAAAACAACTTTGATTTTGCTGTTGTTAGCACTAGGATTAGGCGGTTTTGTTTATTTCTATGAAATTAGAGGTGCAAGTCAAAGACAAGAAGCTATAGCCCAAAGTGAGGAAATTTTTGCTTTTACTGAAGCTGATGTCAAGGCTTTTGCAATTAAAAATCAATCCCAGACGCTAAAGTTTGAACAAATTGATTCAAGATGGCAAATGAAAGAGCCTGACGATACTCCAGCGAGTAACGCTTCGATTGCTTTCTTGTTAAATTTGCTGGAAACAGGAAAAAGTAATCGCACTTTCTCTGTACCTACTACCCAATTAGCTGATTATGGACTAACTGAGCCATCTAGTGCGATCGCCATTACCTTAAAAAATGCCGAAACTCATCAATTAATTTTGGGCAAACCAGACTTTAACCGCACTTTTTTGTATGCTTTAGTCGATCCTCCGGCTAAGTCTAAGGGTAATGTCAACGTATTATTAGTTTCTCCAGACTTCGCCAACGCTGTAAATCGGCAACTATCAGAATGGCAAAGCCAAGATACTAAAAATCAACCCACAAACCCCTCGCCATGA
- the metH gene encoding methionine synthase has translation MNSSFLSRLHSKSRPVIVFDGAMGTSLQTQNLTAEDFGGAEYEGCNEYLVHTKPESVKTVHRDFLIAGADVIETDTFGGTSIVLAEYDLGDRAYELNKTAAELAKSVTAEFSTPEKPRFVAGSIGPGTKLPTLGHINYDSLESAFAEQAEGLYDGGVDLFIVETCQDVLQIKAALNGIEQVFQRKGERRPLMVSVTMEVQGTMLVGTEIGAVLSILEPYAIDILGLNCATGPDRMAEHIKYLSQHSPFVVSCIPNAGLPENIGGHAHYKLTPIELKMALMHFIEDLGVQVIGGCCGTRPDHIQKLAEIGTTLQPKERQFQYEPAAASIYSAQPYEQDNSFLIVGERLNASGSKKCRDLLNAEDWDGLVALGKAQVKEGAHILDVNVDYVGRDGVRDMHELASRLVTSATLPLMLDSTEWEKMEAGLKVAGGKCLLNSTNYEDGEPRFLKVLELAKKYGAGIVVGTIDEDGMARTADKKFAIAHRAYHQAVEYGIAPYEIFFDALALPISTGIEEDRANGSATIEAIKTIRQELPGCHVILGVSNVSFGLNPAARVVLNSMFLHYATEAGMDAAIVSASKILPLARIEDKHQEVCRQLIFDERKFDGDICVYDPLTQLTTLFEGATTKRDRTEDENLPVEERLKRHIIDGERIGLEEQLKKALETHPPLEIINVFLLDGMKVVGELFGSGQMQLPFVLQSAETMKAAVAFLEPFMEKKAGEVSTKGTVVIATVKGDVHDIGKNLVDIILSNNGYKVVNLGIKQPVDTIIDACLQHEADCIAMSGLLVKSTAFMKENLQVFNDRGITTPVILGGAALTPKFVYEDCQNAYKGQVIYGKDAFSDLHFMDKLMPAKSQDKWSDRTGFLDGTAIEVVENGSKPVVEVAETVVEAENLPADTRRSEAVAIDIKRPTPPFWGTQLLGADIDLEEVFGYLDLQALIAGQWQFRKPREQSKEEYEAFLGEKVYPVLEQWKQRVVEEKLLHPQIIYGYFPCQSEGNSLYIYEPETTEKIATFEFPRQKSLRRLCIADFFAPVESGIMDVFPMQAVTVGEVATEFAKSLFDEHKYTDYLYFHGLAVSVAEALAEWVHLRIRRELGLGAEPTSIRDILAQRYPGSRYSFGYPACPNIQDQYKLLDLLKSDRINLHMDESEQLYPEQSTTAIIAYHPTAKYFSA, from the coding sequence ATGAATAGCTCCTTCCTTTCTCGTCTTCATAGTAAAAGCCGCCCAGTTATTGTATTTGATGGGGCGATGGGTACATCTTTGCAAACGCAAAACTTAACTGCTGAAGACTTTGGCGGTGCGGAGTATGAAGGATGTAATGAATATTTGGTACATACTAAGCCTGAATCTGTTAAAACAGTGCATCGTGACTTTCTGATTGCTGGAGCAGATGTAATTGAAACAGATACTTTTGGCGGCACATCTATTGTACTTGCGGAGTACGATTTAGGCGATCGCGCCTACGAACTAAATAAAACCGCCGCCGAACTTGCTAAAAGCGTTACTGCCGAGTTTTCAACTCCCGAAAAACCTAGGTTTGTAGCGGGTTCTATTGGGCCTGGGACGAAGTTACCAACACTTGGACACATTAATTATGACTCTTTAGAATCTGCCTTTGCCGAGCAAGCAGAAGGGCTGTATGACGGTGGAGTAGACTTATTCATCGTCGAAACTTGTCAAGACGTGCTGCAAATAAAAGCGGCGCTAAATGGCATTGAGCAGGTTTTTCAGCGCAAGGGAGAAAGACGACCTCTAATGGTGTCGGTGACAATGGAAGTACAAGGGACAATGCTTGTAGGTACAGAAATCGGCGCTGTATTATCAATTTTGGAGCCTTACGCCATTGATATATTAGGGCTAAATTGCGCCACTGGGCCCGATCGCATGGCGGAACATATTAAGTATTTATCCCAGCATTCGCCCTTTGTGGTTTCTTGTATTCCTAATGCGGGTTTACCGGAAAATATTGGCGGTCACGCTCACTATAAATTAACGCCCATAGAATTAAAAATGGCGTTGATGCACTTTATCGAAGATTTGGGAGTACAAGTAATCGGCGGTTGTTGCGGAACAAGACCCGATCATATTCAAAAATTAGCCGAAATAGGTACAACTTTACAACCCAAGGAGCGACAGTTTCAGTACGAACCGGCGGCGGCTTCTATCTATAGCGCTCAACCTTACGAGCAAGATAACTCATTTTTAATTGTCGGCGAACGGCTTAATGCTAGTGGCTCGAAAAAGTGCCGCGATTTATTGAATGCGGAAGATTGGGACGGACTTGTGGCTTTAGGAAAGGCGCAAGTTAAGGAAGGGGCGCACATATTAGATGTCAACGTCGATTATGTAGGACGCGATGGGGTGCGCGATATGCACGAATTAGCATCTCGTCTAGTAACCAGCGCAACTTTGCCTTTAATGCTGGACTCGACTGAATGGGAAAAAATGGAGGCTGGTTTAAAGGTTGCTGGTGGTAAGTGTTTGCTTAATTCGACTAACTACGAAGACGGCGAACCCCGGTTTTTGAAAGTGTTGGAGTTGGCAAAAAAGTATGGCGCGGGAATAGTTGTCGGGACAATTGATGAAGATGGGATGGCGCGAACGGCAGATAAAAAGTTTGCGATCGCTCACCGTGCCTATCATCAAGCTGTAGAGTATGGTATCGCCCCTTATGAGATATTCTTCGATGCTCTAGCATTACCGATTTCTACAGGGATTGAGGAAGATAGAGCTAATGGCAGCGCGACTATTGAAGCTATTAAAACAATTCGCCAAGAATTGCCCGGATGTCACGTTATTTTGGGTGTTTCTAACGTTTCTTTTGGTTTGAACCCCGCCGCACGAGTCGTGCTAAATTCGATGTTTCTGCACTATGCAACCGAAGCTGGGATGGATGCAGCCATTGTTAGCGCTAGTAAAATTTTGCCTTTGGCGCGGATTGAAGACAAGCATCAAGAAGTTTGTCGTCAGTTGATTTTTGACGAGCGCAAATTTGACGGGGATATCTGCGTATACGATCCGTTGACCCAATTAACAACCTTATTTGAAGGAGCAACTACAAAACGCGATCGCACTGAAGACGAAAACTTACCTGTAGAAGAACGACTCAAGCGCCACATCATTGACGGCGAAAGGATTGGTTTAGAAGAACAACTAAAAAAAGCTCTAGAAACTCACCCACCGTTAGAGATTATCAACGTTTTCTTGCTCGATGGGATGAAAGTTGTAGGGGAATTATTTGGTTCGGGACAAATGCAATTGCCTTTTGTATTGCAGTCGGCGGAAACAATGAAGGCGGCGGTGGCATTTTTAGAGCCGTTTATGGAGAAAAAAGCCGGCGAAGTTAGTACCAAAGGTACAGTTGTAATTGCCACTGTTAAAGGCGATGTCCACGATATCGGCAAAAATCTTGTAGATATTATTTTGTCGAATAACGGTTACAAAGTAGTCAATTTAGGCATCAAACAGCCTGTAGACACCATTATTGACGCTTGCTTGCAGCACGAAGCCGATTGTATTGCCATGAGTGGACTATTGGTTAAATCTACCGCTTTTATGAAAGAGAACTTGCAAGTATTTAACGATCGCGGAATTACTACCCCAGTAATTCTAGGCGGTGCAGCGCTGACACCTAAGTTTGTTTACGAAGATTGTCAAAACGCCTACAAAGGTCAGGTAATTTACGGTAAAGATGCTTTTTCTGACCTGCATTTTATGGATAAATTAATGCCAGCAAAGTCCCAAGATAAATGGAGCGATCGCACGGGCTTTTTAGATGGTACGGCAATAGAAGTTGTAGAAAATGGCTCTAAGCCCGTCGTAGAAGTGGCTGAAACTGTAGTTGAAGCTGAAAACCTACCCGCAGACACCCGCCGCTCGGAGGCGGTAGCAATAGACATAAAACGCCCCACGCCGCCCTTTTGGGGAACTCAGTTATTAGGTGCTGACATCGACTTAGAGGAAGTTTTTGGGTATTTGGACTTGCAAGCCCTAATTGCCGGACAATGGCAGTTTCGCAAGCCTAGAGAGCAATCTAAAGAAGAATACGAGGCATTTTTGGGGGAGAAAGTTTACCCAGTTTTAGAGCAATGGAAGCAACGAGTAGTTGAGGAAAAGCTGTTGCATCCTCAGATAATTTACGGGTATTTTCCTTGTCAATCCGAGGGAAATTCTTTGTATATTTACGAGCCAGAGACGACAGAAAAAATTGCAACTTTTGAGTTTCCGCGTCAAAAGTCATTGAGACGATTGTGTATTGCTGACTTTTTTGCTCCGGTGGAATCGGGCATTATGGATGTATTTCCAATGCAGGCGGTAACAGTGGGAGAAGTGGCGACCGAGTTTGCTAAATCCTTATTTGACGAGCATAAATATACTGATTACCTCTACTTTCACGGGTTAGCGGTATCTGTGGCGGAAGCATTGGCGGAATGGGTACACCTTCGGATTCGGCGCGAATTGGGTCTGGGCGCGGAACCGACCAGTATTCGAGATATATTAGCTCAACGCTACCCTGGTTCTCGTTATAGTTTTGGTTATCCAGCTTGTCCAAATATTCAAGACCAATACAAGTTGTTGGATTTACTGAAAAGCGATCGCATTAATCTACATATGGATGAAAGCGAACAACTATATCCCGAACAGTCTACAACGGCAATTATTGCCTATCACCCCACGGCTAAATACTTTAGCGCCTAA
- a CDS encoding tetratricopeptide repeat protein, translating into MQRSKLLGIGLVLLGGIAVLVPTVATAEIQIASKNSSKQAISQQLNKLLEQGRKLVDAGNWSGAIALYQKAAKLEKNNPRIFSGIGYLQGLKGDFAAAVVAYRQAVVLEPKNPDFHYALAYSLGKLGENTGAAEAYSRTIELDQNNPKAYLGFGVIMLRQGNYNSAIAAYEKALALEPDNASAHGFLGEILLRQGRSMEAISALQKSAQIDPNNSTVLLSLADAWGKQGNETAKLLTLQQVAKLEPSNAKVQVAIGNMLLTQNDLENAILAYEKALTVEPNLVTAQEAIGNILLARGELKPAIRAYKRLIVLSPQNGNAYYSLGVALQQQQQIPDAIAAFSRARELYQQRGQLEGLQKAEAALKQLQP; encoded by the coding sequence GTGCAAAGATCAAAATTATTAGGAATTGGTTTAGTATTGCTGGGAGGAATCGCGGTCTTAGTACCGACGGTAGCTACTGCGGAGATACAGATAGCGTCAAAAAACAGTAGTAAGCAAGCCATCAGCCAGCAGTTAAATAAATTGCTAGAACAAGGGCGTAAATTAGTAGATGCGGGCAACTGGTCAGGAGCGATCGCCTTGTATCAAAAAGCAGCGAAGTTAGAGAAAAATAATCCTCGCATTTTCTCTGGTATAGGCTACTTACAAGGATTGAAAGGTGATTTTGCGGCGGCGGTCGTAGCCTATCGTCAAGCGGTAGTATTAGAGCCAAAGAATCCAGACTTTCACTATGCTTTAGCTTATAGTTTAGGGAAATTGGGCGAAAATACGGGTGCAGCCGAAGCTTATAGTCGCACTATAGAGTTAGACCAAAATAACCCTAAAGCTTATTTAGGATTTGGGGTAATTATGTTACGCCAAGGAAATTATAATAGCGCGATCGCAGCCTACGAAAAAGCTTTAGCCCTAGAACCGGATAATGCCAGCGCTCACGGCTTTCTAGGAGAAATATTACTAAGACAGGGGCGTTCAATGGAAGCAATTTCGGCTTTACAAAAGTCGGCGCAAATAGACCCCAACAATAGCACTGTACTGTTATCTTTAGCCGACGCTTGGGGAAAACAAGGGAATGAAACGGCTAAATTATTAACATTGCAGCAAGTCGCCAAGCTAGAACCAAGCAATGCAAAAGTCCAAGTAGCAATTGGCAATATGCTGTTGACACAAAATGATTTAGAAAATGCAATACTTGCTTACGAAAAAGCTTTAACTGTCGAGCCAAACTTAGTTACAGCCCAAGAAGCGATTGGGAATATTTTACTAGCCAGGGGAGAATTAAAGCCAGCAATTAGAGCCTACAAGCGGCTAATTGTGCTATCGCCACAAAATGGTAATGCTTACTATAGCTTGGGTGTAGCTTTGCAACAGCAGCAACAAATACCAGATGCGATCGCCGCTTTTAGCCGCGCCCGCGAACTTTATCAGCAAAGAGGACAGTTAGAAGGCTTACAAAAAGCCGAAGCTGCATTGAAACAATTACAGCCTTAG
- a CDS encoding NAD(P)/FAD-dependent oxidoreductase: MTQLKDLDSTQPNQKKVRLYGQPDSAQAYEIRDFLNRMVVEFDWILITCDADCNRELGLPSLSNIRLPVVELPDGTRLFAPSIREIAQHLGWVTQPKLKEYDVSIYGAGPAGLSAAVYAASEGLRTVLVERHAVGGQAGTSSLIENYMGFPEGISGANLAERARQQAVKFGIEILLLREGTKSEFKNNRIYTDMADGSKMVARANICATGVEYRRLDLPNEDQFLKVGLFYGAGASEAPMCQDEHVFVVGGGNSAGQAAMYFSRYARKVTMLVRGNNLAATLSHYLINRITNTSNIEVLFQSQVTKLSGDTSLRQIEVTNCSDGEVQQIDTGRLFVCIGGAPNTEWAKDTSIIRDLSGYLITGSDLLKDGRPPECWTLDRDPFFLETSVPGSFAAGDVRHGSVKRVASAVGEGAMAVTFAHKYLAETA, from the coding sequence ATGACCCAACTAAAAGATTTAGATTCTACACAACCAAATCAAAAAAAAGTCCGGCTTTACGGTCAACCAGATTCAGCCCAAGCCTATGAAATCCGTGATTTTCTCAATCGCATGGTAGTTGAATTTGATTGGATTTTAATTACTTGCGACGCTGATTGCAACCGAGAACTTGGATTGCCATCTTTAAGCAATATTCGCTTACCAGTAGTTGAATTACCTGATGGAACGAGGCTATTTGCTCCTAGTATCCGCGAAATTGCTCAACATTTGGGCTGGGTAACGCAACCAAAGCTTAAAGAATACGACGTATCAATTTACGGTGCAGGGCCAGCAGGGTTAAGTGCGGCGGTTTATGCGGCTTCCGAAGGTTTGCGTACAGTTTTAGTTGAACGTCATGCGGTAGGAGGACAAGCGGGTACAAGTTCCTTGATTGAAAACTATATGGGCTTCCCAGAAGGAATTAGCGGTGCTAATTTAGCCGAACGCGCACGGCAGCAAGCGGTTAAGTTTGGCATAGAGATTCTGCTGTTGCGCGAAGGAACAAAATCAGAATTTAAGAATAATCGTATCTATACAGATATGGCGGATGGCAGCAAAATGGTTGCACGAGCAAATATTTGTGCCACTGGGGTAGAATATCGACGACTAGATTTGCCCAACGAAGACCAATTTTTAAAAGTCGGATTGTTCTATGGTGCAGGTGCAAGCGAAGCGCCCATGTGTCAAGATGAACACGTTTTTGTAGTTGGTGGTGGTAACTCCGCAGGTCAAGCTGCTATGTATTTCTCTCGCTACGCGCGCAAAGTGACGATGCTAGTTCGTGGCAATAATTTAGCAGCAACCTTATCTCATTATTTAATTAATCGAATTACAAACACTAGCAACATTGAAGTGCTGTTTCAATCTCAAGTTACTAAATTAAGTGGCGATACATCGCTTCGTCAAATCGAAGTTACTAATTGCAGTGATGGAGAAGTGCAGCAAATCGATACAGGACGACTTTTTGTTTGCATTGGTGGCGCGCCAAATACTGAATGGGCAAAAGATACCAGTATTATCCGTGACTTGTCAGGTTATCTAATTACTGGCTCAGATTTACTTAAAGATGGTCGTCCACCCGAATGCTGGACTCTAGATCGCGATCCATTCTTTCTAGAAACTAGCGTTCCAGGTTCTTTTGCGGCGGGGGATGTCCGACACGGTTCAGTAAAGCGCGTAGCTTCTGCCGTCGGGGAAGGGGCGATGGCTGTTACTTTTGCTCATAAATATTTAGCCGAGACAGCTTAA
- a CDS encoding fasciclin domain-containing protein has product MPDIVDTAINAGTFNTLVTAITAAGLDTALKGEGPFTVFAPTDEAFSKLPSGTVESLLEDVIQLRKILEYHVVSGKVMAADVVKLDSATTTEGSTVKIDASNGVKVNDATVVTPDVEADNGVIHIIDTVLIPQ; this is encoded by the coding sequence ATGCCTGATATCGTAGATACTGCAATTAACGCGGGTACTTTCAATACTTTGGTAACAGCTATCACTGCTGCGGGACTTGATACAGCACTGAAGGGCGAAGGGCCATTTACTGTTTTTGCACCCACTGATGAAGCTTTTTCAAAGCTGCCATCGGGAACGGTTGAGTCGCTGTTAGAAGATGTTATTCAACTGCGAAAAATCTTGGAGTACCATGTCGTATCTGGCAAAGTAATGGCAGCCGATGTAGTGAAACTTGACTCAGCAACTACAACAGAAGGTTCAACCGTGAAAATTGATGCCTCTAATGGTGTCAAGGTAAATGATGCTACCGTTGTTACCCCCGATGTTGAAGCAGATAATGGTGTGATTCACATTATTGATACAGTGCTAATTCCTCAATAG
- a CDS encoding TMEM175 family protein: protein MPQLESTKQVPLMSLNRFEAFSDGVFAIAVTLLVIEIKAPDLTQATSSEVIAKLLQVLPHVLSYATSFIVIGVIWINHHALFHFIKRVDRTILVINLLLLMCVAFIPYPTALIGEYGSSLPVVVFYGLSLAITGFAYNALWFYVVRRYIKTEKTIHQKVVQKATLWTLSYPISYLVAAGLAFISLNLSIILYALIPAFYLLPGIIDKQLIEQA, encoded by the coding sequence ATGCCGCAATTGGAGAGTACAAAACAAGTTCCCTTGATGAGTTTAAACCGTTTTGAGGCTTTTAGTGATGGTGTATTTGCGATCGCTGTAACTCTACTTGTAATCGAAATCAAAGCACCGGACTTAACTCAAGCCACCTCCTCTGAAGTTATTGCTAAACTACTCCAAGTTTTACCCCATGTTCTAAGTTATGCCACCAGTTTTATTGTCATTGGCGTAATTTGGATCAATCATCACGCACTTTTTCATTTTATCAAACGAGTCGATCGCACTATTTTAGTAATCAACTTACTATTGTTAATGTGCGTTGCTTTTATCCCCTATCCTACAGCGCTTATTGGTGAATATGGCTCATCTCTACCTGTCGTTGTTTTTTATGGGTTATCTCTAGCAATTACTGGATTTGCTTACAACGCACTTTGGTTTTATGTTGTTCGTCGCTACATTAAGACGGAAAAAACTATTCACCAAAAAGTTGTTCAAAAAGCAACCCTTTGGACTCTTAGCTATCCAATTTCTTATCTTGTTGCCGCAGGTTTAGCTTTTATCAGCCTTAACTTGAGTATCATACTTTACGCCCTTATTCCCGCGTTCTATCTTTTGCCAGGAATTATTGATAAGCAATTGATAGAACAAGCCTGA
- a CDS encoding FAD binding domain-containing protein, translating to MTIKSTGNRAIVIGGSLGGLFTGIILRSIGWDVDIYERSDRTLDSRGGGVVLQSDVIEAFERAGISTQSLGVVAKERYYLNSDGSVDEPMPMRQMLTSWNLLYGSMRRHFPSERYHYGKYLTDIGQNGDRVTAIFTDGTQETADLLIGADGPNSTVRQQFLPHADYRYAGYVAYRGLVNENELQSEAAALFTERFVFYQFPNSHILQYVIPGDRESLIPGERRFNWVWYVNYDETTELPRILTDKNGKRRDYSIPPGAIAPSVEQEMRNYANTVLAPPFQKLVSATQEPFVQAILDLGVPQMTFGRVALVGDAAFIPRPHTAASTAKAAANAISLAEALVKSNHDVTKALSAWQPSQLAYGRQLMASGKQMGDFSQFSYGTGRFGENLATLQQKA from the coding sequence ATGACTATCAAATCAACAGGTAATCGAGCAATTGTTATTGGTGGATCGCTCGGCGGTTTGTTTACCGGAATCATCTTGCGTTCTATTGGTTGGGATGTCGATATTTACGAACGTTCCGATCGCACTCTTGATAGTCGCGGTGGTGGTGTTGTATTACAAAGCGATGTTATTGAAGCTTTTGAACGCGCGGGAATCTCTACTCAATCGCTGGGTGTAGTAGCAAAGGAACGTTATTATCTAAATTCTGATGGTAGTGTTGATGAGCCAATGCCAATGCGTCAAATGTTGACTTCTTGGAATCTGCTTTACGGTTCTATGCGTCGGCATTTTCCCTCGGAGCGTTATCATTACGGCAAATACTTAACTGATATTGGGCAAAACGGCGATCGCGTTACAGCCATTTTTACCGATGGAACTCAAGAAACGGCAGATTTATTGATTGGTGCAGATGGCCCAAATTCTACAGTACGCCAACAATTTTTACCCCATGCTGATTATCGTTACGCCGGATATGTTGCTTATCGAGGACTTGTCAACGAAAACGAACTGCAATCAGAAGCGGCGGCGCTGTTTACAGAGCGATTTGTATTTTATCAATTTCCCAACTCGCATATTTTGCAATATGTAATTCCTGGCGATCGCGAATCATTAATACCTGGAGAACGCCGTTTTAACTGGGTTTGGTATGTAAACTATGACGAAACAACCGAATTACCGCGCATTTTGACCGATAAAAATGGCAAACGTCGAGATTATTCTATTCCACCAGGTGCGATCGCACCTTCTGTTGAGCAAGAGATGCGTAATTATGCAAATACCGTACTCGCTCCCCCATTTCAAAAACTTGTTTCTGCAACCCAAGAGCCTTTTGTCCAAGCAATTCTAGACTTGGGAGTACCGCAAATGACCTTTGGACGAGTGGCGCTAGTTGGCGATGCTGCTTTTATTCCTCGTCCGCATACCGCAGCAAGTACCGCAAAAGCAGCAGCAAATGCAATTTCTTTAGCAGAGGCGCTAGTTAAATCCAATCATGATGTTACTAAAGCTCTGTCAGCTTGGCAACCAAGTCAACTAGCTTATGGCAGACAACTTATGGCATCAGGTAAACAAATGGGCGACTTCTCTCAATTTAGTTATGGTACAGGTCGATTTGGTGAAAATTTAGCGACTCTGCAACAAAAAGCGTAG
- a CDS encoding DsbA family oxidoreductase: MTLTIEITSDFICPWCLVVDKRLNRAIEQLKAPIKIKRLWYPFELNPTMPEAGMNRKTYRSHKFGSWEYSQSLDAQTMQAASGDGIKFRYDLMQVTPNTLKAHRLSWLAEQEGKATEMVERILNAYFTEGQDITDVETLAKLAEEVGLKGDIRAFLNSTEGVEEVKALEEQAASRNIRGVPSIKIGRETIVGAQSVEVFLAALQTAVNELEVV; the protein is encoded by the coding sequence ATGACTTTAACGATTGAAATTACCTCAGATTTTATTTGCCCTTGGTGTTTGGTTGTAGATAAAAGACTCAATAGAGCAATTGAGCAACTAAAAGCCCCCATTAAGATAAAGCGCCTTTGGTATCCCTTTGAACTAAACCCAACGATGCCAGAAGCAGGGATGAATCGTAAAACCTATCGCTCTCATAAGTTTGGTAGTTGGGAATATTCCCAGAGCCTTGATGCTCAAACAATGCAGGCGGCTAGTGGTGATGGCATCAAATTTCGGTATGACTTAATGCAGGTTACCCCCAACACTTTAAAGGCGCATCGCCTCAGTTGGCTTGCAGAACAAGAAGGCAAAGCAACAGAAATGGTTGAGCGAATTTTAAACGCTTACTTTACTGAAGGTCAAGATATTACCGATGTTGAAACCTTAGCTAAACTTGCTGAGGAAGTTGGGTTAAAAGGTGACATTAGAGCATTTTTAAATTCAACTGAAGGCGTTGAGGAGGTCAAAGCGCTAGAAGAACAAGCAGCAAGCCGAAATATACGCGGCGTACCGTCAATTAAAATCGGCAGAGAAACAATTGTTGGAGCGCAAAGCGTTGAGGTTTTCTTAGCAGCCTTACAAACGGCGGTAAATGAATTAGAAGTTGTATAA
- a CDS encoding LysR family transcriptional regulator has product MDQFAAMRAFVKVVETGGFSEASRQTLMAVSSVTRQVNALEAMLNTQLLNRSTRSVTLTVQGRKYYDRAVRILQDLEEANQGVIEQDIPRGLLKVSVPVAFGRLHIAPIVSDLFVQYPELKLDLRLSDGLSNLVEEDLDVVIRIGNLDRSGGNLILRKIASHTRLVCGSAKYFEQHGKPQHPEDLANHNCLLFAYFMGYDIWKFKRDTEFYDVKVSGSLISSNSEVLRQVCLDGTGLILMPTWLIGEDIRKGSLQAVLTDCQVYPQTSTDMGIYALYLPSRRNSLRVKAFIDFLIKRFGNPPYWEETTL; this is encoded by the coding sequence ATGGATCAGTTTGCAGCAATGCGCGCTTTCGTCAAAGTAGTAGAAACAGGCGGATTTTCTGAAGCATCTAGGCAAACTTTAATGGCGGTATCTTCTGTAACTCGCCAGGTAAATGCTTTAGAAGCAATGCTCAATACCCAATTACTTAATCGATCAACTCGCAGCGTTACTTTGACAGTGCAAGGACGTAAGTATTACGATCGCGCTGTTCGCATTTTGCAAGACTTGGAGGAAGCAAACCAAGGTGTAATCGAACAAGATATTCCGCGTGGATTGTTGAAAGTTAGCGTACCTGTTGCTTTTGGAAGGCTGCACATTGCACCAATTGTCAGCGATCTTTTTGTACAGTATCCAGAATTAAAGCTAGATTTGAGATTGAGCGATGGATTATCTAACTTAGTAGAAGAAGATTTAGATGTTGTGATTCGGATTGGCAATCTCGATCGCTCTGGGGGAAATCTAATTTTGCGTAAAATCGCCTCTCATACGCGCCTCGTCTGCGGTAGTGCAAAGTATTTCGAGCAACATGGTAAACCCCAACATCCAGAGGATTTAGCAAATCATAACTGTTTATTGTTTGCCTATTTTATGGGCTATGACATCTGGAAATTTAAACGAGATACCGAGTTTTATGATGTTAAAGTAAGCGGCTCTTTAATATCAAGTAATTCTGAGGTATTGCGCCAAGTTTGTTTGGATGGTACGGGTTTGATTTTGATGCCAACTTGGTTAATTGGTGAAGATATCCGCAAAGGCAGTTTGCAAGCAGTGTTAACCGATTGTCAAGTTTACCCCCAAACCAGTACAGATATGGGTATTTACGCGCTTTATTTGCCCTCTCGCAGAAATTCGTTGAGGGTAAAAGCATTTATTGATTTTTTAATTAAACGGTTTGGTAATCCGCCTTATTGGGAAGAAACCACGCTTTGA